CCCCcacaaaaaacatattttgttAAAAATGGATCGTCTTTGTATCTCacaatcattgtaatgtggttaaccttCAAAATCTAATATTTGTTTTTTGTATTGAAATCCAAAATATACAATTccaccatagagagcccttaaaTGGTGGGAAAAGACCGCACTTAACCGTTGCACTTGAATCAGAATGATTCAAGTGCAAAGTCAAGTGGGGCCTCTCAAGCTGTCATGTGACCGAATGCTGCAGACAATGGCTTCACGGGTCACTACAGAGGACttttggttcctgactcaaagggaatTATACCCTGCCTCCTCCCACAGAGTGTTAAAACCCATGGTACCCTTcgccagctcatatctgtgtgaagcTGAATTCAGATCTCTGgtctgcattaaaaccaaatatcaATCCAGTttggatgtgacagcagagatgaggtgcGCACTGTTGACCATaccccctgactttgagaagctctgacgcgacatgcatcaagcacacccatctcattagtggtggtgagataatggtgctttcaagacatctaggtcaaatcatgacatcagtgatcttcaggtcggaactTTAGAAAAAGGcacgagttcccgagttggaattccgagttagatgaccgttcaaaacgatatttcccagtcggagcttgttttttccgagttgtcttgaatgctcggaagtctgagatttcctagttcccagttgttttgaacgcggcattagaGACATGTTAGACtaatttgcaattgactgtcatagccccacattaaatgtactgtatgtgatagTGAGGtgagaagacaatcagaaatactgttatAATTTTTTGCAATTGACTGCCATAGACCCACattaaatgtactgtatgtgatagTGAGGtgagaagacaatcagaaatactgttatAATTTTTTGCAATTGACTGCCATAGACCCAAATAAAAAAGTGAACATTGGCTGTTAGTGACATATTTCTTTCACATGGTTGGGATAGCGAGAATTTTGAGAACCCCTGTATTAATCTCTTCAAAACGGTATAGATGTCTTCAGTATGGCTCTAACGTGGCATATCACTTTATTCACTTTATCAAACTCTGGTCATAGAAATGGGTCTTCATATTAATTGAAAGATATTGTTCAGCTTCTCATCCTGGATTCACAGAGTGATTGTTGTTCTACTCTTTCAGATTCCCACGGTAACGTGTATGACCTGAGTCACCTGAGCAGAGACAGTGAAGACAGTCCCTGGGTGGCCATCGACACGTCTGAGCAGGCCAAGAAACGCCGCTTCTTCATCAACGTGTGTAGACCTCTGCCTCCAGTCCAGGGATGCCCCGGTGAGTCGCATGCAATTAGCCTATGTGAAGGCCAGGCAATGAGTCATCGCTTGGCCTTTATGAGGATAAAAAGGGTTCTGTTCCATCAGTCAATCAGTATTAATTGATGTTCAGCTTTTGCGTTTGACTACATGCATGTGTACAGTATAGAAGAGTGTTTTAAGTGTTTCAGTCAGACTGTATACAAACATATGAGTGTTGTCTTTTTATACGTTTGTACCACAAAGGAGTCGATTAGTTTGTCTCTCCGTGTGTGAGGTACTGTCAGTGTTAATGCCGTCCTTCGCTAACTGTCCTCGTCCATCTGCAGATGGTCTCCTGGGTGCATGTGGCACCATGGATGGTAAAGGTGTAAACCTGGGCTACGTCCAGTCCAGCCCCCAGGTGGCCTCTGACGGCTCCATCAGCATCGTCTATCTCAACGGGGACCGCTGTGACAAAGGCCACCACTCCACACGTATCATCTTCCAGTGTGACGACAACCCTGTGAGTGACCTACACTTGCTCTCTATGGGAATGCTCTCACATCTTATGGCCGTAGAGTGGCAAGAATCTGTATGAAATGTTACTTATTGATGTTACTGATCCCATTTACCATATATTTTCTCTCCTAATCTCTACGgtacccgtcaaaagtttggacacacctactcattctagggtttttctttatttttactattttctacattgtagaaaaatagtgaagacatcataactatgaaattaacacatggaatcatgtagtaaccaaataagtgttaaaacaaatcaaaatatatttgccttgatgacagccatcctttgccttgatgacagctttgcacactcggcattctctcaaccagcttcacctggaatgcttttccaacagtcttgaaggagttcccacttatgctgagcacttgttggctgcttttccatcactctgcagtccaactcatcccaaaccatctcatttgggttgaggtccgGTGAATGTGGAgaccaggttatctgatgcagcactccatcactctccttggtcaaatagcccttacacagcctggaggtgtgttgggtcattgtcctggtgaaaaacaaatgatagtcctactaagcgcaaagcagatgggacggcgtatcgctgcagaatgctattgtagccatgctggttaagtgccttgaattctaaataaatcactgacagtgtcaccagcaaagcaccatcacaccacttcctccatgcttcacggtggggaaccacacatgcggagatcatccattcacctacagtactctgcgtctcacaaagacacaaaggttggaaccaaaaatctcaaatttggacgcATCAGATCAAAAGACAGATTTCTACCGGTTTAATGTccactgctcgtgtttcttggcccaagtaagtctttTATTCtcattggtgttctttagtagtggtttctttgtagcaattcgaccacaaaggcctgatttcacgcagactcctctgaacagttgatgttgagatgtgtctgttccttgaactctgtgaagcatttatttgggctgcaatttctgaagctggtaactctaatgaacttattctctgcagcagaggactctgggtcttccattcctgtggaggtcctcatgagagccagtttcatcgtagtgcttgatggtttttgcgactgctcttgaagaaattttcaaagttcttgaaatgttccggattgactgaccatgtcttaaagtaatgatggactgtcgtttccctttggtcttttaccaaatagggctatcttctgtataccacccctaccttgtcacaacacaactgattggctcaaacgcattaagaaggaaagcaattccacaaaaaaacactttttctttggttactacatgattccatgttttatttcagtgttgatgtctttactattattccacaatgtagaaaatagtaagaataaagaaaaacccttgaatgagtaggtgtgtccgaacttttgTCTGGTACAGTATATTTTTCATGTTTGGTTCATTTACCAACAGGGCTCTCCTGTATTTGACCGCCAAGACGGCTGTGAGTATGTGTTCATCTGGAGAACCTCCGAGGCGTGTTCTCTCACCAGCGCTCAGGGTATGTTTTGGAGGAGGAGGCTGCCGTGTTTAGTGTCGTGGCTCTGACTAAGACTGATACGTCTCTCCACCAGTGTCACCATCGTGCTTAAGGTAACTCTCCTCTCCCTGACTCCTGCAGGTGAAAACTGTAAAGTCAAGGACCCCAGAAGTGGCTACATGTTTGACATGAGTTCCCTGTCAGGGAAGGACTACATGGTGAAGAGTGGCCAGTACCAGTACCACTTCTCTGTCTGCGGGGGGCTTAAGAGAGGGATctgcacacacaaagacacaggaaGTGACCAGGTGTCAGCCTGTCAGGTGAAAGACAGCACCCACAGAATCGCTGGTATGTAAATCTGTCAAAATATCTTGAGTTGGTTCAACTTCTTTATAAAGCTTTGATGTTCTTTTGGTAGTAATTGATAAAACCTCTGAGAAACAGCTGGTTGATTATTCATCACAGGGATGGCCTCACAGACTCTGAGCTATGTTGGAGATCAGATCGTCCTCAACTACACTGGTGGGGAGACATGCCACAAGATCTACCAGAGATCCACAGAGATCTACTTCTCCTGTCATCCTAAAATGAACCCTGTGAGTCAAAGTGAAGCTAAAGAGCAAACGTGTAATATGACATCTATGCTCGTCCCAAAGTGTTTGTGAATGTGGGAGTTACTGGGTTGTTGTGGTGTTTCTGCATGTAGGGGGTGCCAGAGTTCATCAAGGAGACTGCGGAGTGCACCTACCTGTTTACCTGGCGTACTGCTCTCGCCTGTATCCCAGTCAAGACTACCAGCTGCTCCTACCAGTATGGATAGTTCTATTCTGGGAGCTCTCTTCCCAACACAACCTTCTCTTCCTCCCAGACAATGACTAGTTTCCCCTTTGCCAGTTATTTCCGACTGACTGTTCGGTATTTTTCCCCACACAGAGATTCTAATGGCAACTCGTACGACCTCTCCTCTCTGGCCCTGGACTCCAGAAACTGGGTGGTGGAGCCCAGCACTGGGCAGCAGGAGCGTTACTACATCAACGTCTGCAAGTCTCTGGTGCAACAGGGGGGTAAGTGCCTATCCTCAACACCAGCATCCTTTATATGAAGGACACTGGTGGTTCCTGTGTAGTTTTAATTTCCCCATTTGTGTGAACAAACATCAACCTTCTCGTAAAGTCTTCAGTCACAGTTTGAATGTGGTGCAATTATGCTCGCCTTCTGAACCATGGGATACATATTTCTCTCCTCGTGTTGTAGGCTCCTGGAAGTGTCCGTCCAACGCAGCGTCCTGTCTGAAGAGCGGGGAGCACTATGTGAGTCTGGGAGAGGCCGAGTCGGCGCCACAGTGGGACCAGAACATCCTGGTACTCAAGTACACCAACGGAGAGATGTGTCCTGGTGGACAGAGGAATAAGAGTACCATTGTACGCTTCAAATGTGACCGGGACAAAGTGGTAAGGGATCATagacatcagacacacacacgtaacacagGCTGAGTAGACTGAACATGTTTCTCCTGTCCCAGGACTCAAGGCCTACACTGATAACGGCCATAGAGGAGTGTGTCTACACCTTTGTGTGGTTCACTGCAGCCGCCTGCCCCCTCAACAGCAGCCAGCACGGAGACTGCATAGTCACCAATCCAGTCACCGGTGAGTCCCACTCCAACACTGAAAATTGAAAGGGGTCTGCCTACACTAGGCCATGTTACCATTCTGAAAAGGTATTTGCATTAAGTATGATTAACATGGGAAAATACCACCGTTCTCGTAGGATCTCAGTGCAGTCAGGCACGCCACTGCAAAGAGTTAGTGAGCAACTCCTCCATGTGCTTTTGTTTTGATACCTGTCTGTACTGTGCTGCCCTCCTGAACCCAGGCCACCTCTTTGACCTGAACGGACTAAGCCAGGAGGGAGGCTACACTTTGTACGACAACCTGGACCCTAGGAAGATGTTCCGGCTCAACGTGTGTGGGGAAGTAGCCAACGCAGGCTGTGAACCAGACACAGGTACAACAATGTTATATCTCACAAGCTCTGGTTTGGCTATGAAATCTCTGCCCCTTACTGGTAAAAGCTTGATTCCCACAGCAATCATTTAACAGTCCTGCCAATGTCAGCTGGCCAGCAATGATGAGGTCACTGAGCCATGGACCAGACACGGGTCACAAGACAGCTGTTTAAAGATTAAACCCACTTTTCAAGAAGATGGTGGTTTATGCAGCTGGGTTATGTAATGGTCTTTGGCTCTGCATAAAATGTAGTCCCTATTGTCTTGAAATGTATCAATGAAGATGGTCACTTATGGTCGTTTTgatgtgtgtgcaggtgtgtgtatcAAGGAGACCAAGAGTGCTCTGAGTGGCGGGCGGGCCAACAGGAAGCTGTCATACCTGGACCAGGTGGTGGAACTGACCTATGAGGGCGGGGCTGTGTGTGCCGCCAACCCCGCCCTCACACACAAGAGCATCATCAGCTTTGTGTGCAAGGCCCACGGTGAGGCCAGCACGGGGCCGGTACTGGTGGACTCGGACAAGAACACGTGCACACACTTCTTCTCCTGGCACACGCCCTTGGTGTGTGAACACCAGGTAATGACCGGTGGCGCTTCCCAATTCCAAAACAACCCATAGCCTCCTACCCCTTAAACTTAGTAGATCTGAAAGAATTGGATAGATGTAACCGTTATGGCAATTTGCCTTTTGATACGGTAGCTGGAATTTCTTCAATCGTGCTTACCTGTCATGCTATACAGATCAGGCAACCAGTGAGTCCTTGTAGACTCATTTCAAACAAGTCAGTATGCTGCTTGATAAAGTAGCAGTGTGGTAGACATCAGATAGAGGCCCCATCTACTGTAACTGATTACTGAGGCTAACTAACTGTCTGTGTTGACTAACTAAACTAAGTAGTTAAGGTGCTATTTACGTAAATGACTATACTGTTAGTTACCACTATGAGGTGGAAGAGAAAAGGCTACGTGAATACGTCATGTTTAGTCTGCTGAATGGTAGACCTTTAGAGATTACTTGTATGTTGAGTTTAACCTGACATATAGAGGTGTACAAATCTTAACAGCTGTCAATTTTGCATTAGAATTGGTTTATTGTGATAGGTGTATTATATATGTACATTTTTGTAATAGCGACTTTAATATGTAAACATCAACTTTGCTGCCTGAGGTATGCCTTTTGTCTTTGCTAGACCCCTCGTCTGTCTCACTTTCGTAATGTGTTCCCTAGGTCAAGTGTTCAGTCCTGAACGGCTCTACCCTAATCGACCTAACCCCTCTGATCCACGTGACGGGCTACTACACAGCCACCAACGAGGACCTGGTGGACAAGGACCAGTCCCCTGACTTCTACATCAACATCTGCCAGCCCCTAAACCCCATCCCTGGGGTCACATGTCCCCCAGGGGCCGCTGTCTGCATGGACCCTGAACAAGGGCCCCCCATAGTGAGTCGACAAACACAgaaacgcatgcacacacagacacacacacacagacagacacacagacagacagcagaaatGAACACTCATCAATAGTATTCCCTCTGTGTTTACAAACCAACATGTTCAATTATAcatttccctgtgtctctctcttgctaACAGGACATTGGTCGAATCACCTCTGTCCCGGAGTTCAACAGCGTGACCAATGATGTGTCAATCATCTTCAACAGCACCACCGCCTGCCCCTCTGACCCCACCCAGAACTACACCTCCACCATCATTTTCACCTGCCAGAGGGGCCTGGAGCTGGTCAGTACCACGTCAGTGGCACAGATTACATGTCTGTATATTAGAGACCTCTCATTGTCTTGTTTTCTCACTGATGGCTCTTGTTGAAAGAGTTTTCCTCTAAAATTAGGTTTGGCGTCTTGGAAAGCTTGTGCATGTTTAGTCTTTGTGGTATTAAAGCCTCTCCTGTCCCCCCCAGGGCTCGCCCCAGATGATCAGGAAGCAcaagtgtatgtatgtgtttgagTGGGCCACTCCCGTGGTCTGTTCTGACGCCACGCAGACCAAAGGCTGCACCTTGACAGACTCACAGCTGCAGTTCACCTTtgacctctcacccctctctgggGAGATTCAGGTGGGTTGACCTTTTATATATGCGACCTCTTACCCTCAACATGTCTACATGTTCTGTTATACTTAGTTATACGTGTCATCTATGCATTAACACATGTATTCAGTGGAAAGTAGTCCTTCTTTTTCATGATGCCTTTTCATCCATTGTCTTTCTCTTCCAGGTGCCTGTCGGCTCAAAGACCTATAAGATCAATGTGTGTGGGGAGGTGGCAGACCCCAGCTGTAAGcacagtgcagtgtgtgtgcagTCGCCGGGCGGATCAGCGTTCTCCTATGGCATCAGCCAGGCCATGACTATGGACTACAAACACGAGGAGCAGGCTGTCATCATGCAGTACGGAGGAGGAGACGTCTGCCCTCCAGGTTAGACAGGCTATCCTCAGTCCCACACCCTGGTGTCTATGGGCAAGTCAAATGACAACCTTCATGCCACATATATTGCACAATGTTTGTCCAGTGTAGCAGTGgcttatagggaatagggtgtcacatAAGAGTGCAGCCTGTGATGCTTTGATGAAGTGTTTATCAGCCTGTTGTTGTGCTGTATCTCAAAGTGAAGCTCGTTTGGGCCTTATGGTTTCCATTTCTCGATTTCAGTGACTGAGAATGAGGTTTGCGTCTTTCCCTTCAACTTCCTGAAGACGTCATATACGGTGTGTACAACCGAGGGCAGGGTGGACGGGAGACAATGGTGTGCCACCACCAGTGACTTTGACAAGGACAAGAAATGGGGATTCTGCGTTCACGGTAATGACTGTGTTGAAATGTGTGTAAAAGGAAACTATTTTGAGTGTGTTTCTCCTAGGGGCTCTGGGCTTAGCTGTGCTCAACTCTGCTGTGTGTGTCGTGTCTCAGTGACAGGGAAGAGGCAGTCGTCCATCCTGTTCACATGTGACCAGTCAGCCGGCCATGGCACCCCACAGCTGCTGAGTGAGACAGGGGGCTGCGCTGCCACCTTCCAGTGGAAAACCACGGCTGTGTGCCCACCGAAGAAGATGGAGTGTAAGCTGGTGAACCAGCACCAGACCTTCAACCTgcgcactctctcctctctcaccgaGCCGTGGAAGTTCAGCCACAACAAAACAGCGTATGTTTAGCTTTTCCCTactgcttctctttctctctccttctctccctttctcccttatttcttcctctccctctgtaccACTTGACGAGGATTGAACATGCACAGTAGTGGTTAGGCGCTAGAAAACATTTAGCTATCTCCAGGTACTACATCAACCTGTGCCAGGGGATCCATGGGGGCCTGCCAGACTGCCCCGAGGGCGCCACGGTGTGCCGGAAAACCAGCGATGGGAAGACccagaccctgggcctcgtctacacCCAGAAGATGGCAGTCTCTGGTGGGTTTTACAGACTTACTTACTTCaagatgtcatgttttgtgtaatGAACTGAAACTTCGTACGTTCTTCTTaggtttgtgtgttttgttaaGGATCCCAGTAATATTAGTCCTGGTAGACTTATCCACTTTAAGGAACCCAGTAATATTAGTCCTGGTAGACTTATCCCCTATAAGGAACCCAGTAATATTAGTCCTGGTAGACTTATCCCCTTTAAGGAACCCAGTAATATTAGTCCTGGTAGACGTATCCCCTTTAACCAACCCTCCTTTTCCCAGATAAGAAGATCCTAGTGAGCTACGCTATGGGAGACACTGTGTGTGGGAACGGCCTCCAGGCCAAGACAGTGGTCCAGCTGACATGTGGTCCTAATATAGGCCAGCCCAAGCTGCTGAGGTGAGTGAGCTGTGAGTAGTTAGCCTGGGAGAGCTTCCTCTCTTGTAGCCCTGTCCCAGATCTCTTTGTGACTTATATAACCAACTTGTATTGTTGTTGGCTattcagcacaaacagatctgggaccaggttacctATCCGACAGGGGAAAGCCAACTGGCCTCCAGCCAGCAAAAATATGTGGCCCTGTGGGTAAAATAAACCTCTATCCAACTGAATAACACTAGGAAAAGTTACTGAATGTTCAAGTTGAAGAGGTAGATCTAACTCCTTCCGAGTTGAAAATTGACCACTTAAACATCAGTTTCAAGTCTGGAACGTCATATTTATTTTTCTAGTTAAACTTTTCCATCTCTCACGGTTTCATTTGTCACTCTTTGACGGATGCTTGTTAACTCTcactgtaccacacacacacactctgtgtctctgtctgtttgtgcGTAGTGTGGATGATGCCTCGTGTGAATTCGTGCTGGGCTGGGAGACGCGTGCAGCATGCGCTGTTCAACAACATGAGGTGGTGATGGTCAATGGAACCATCAAAGTCCCCGATACAGGGGCCAACTTCAGCCTGGGGGCCCTCTACCACAGGTGACACCTCTCATCACCAACACAGTTCAATCAACCCACTTTGTCACAACAATCCAGGCCATTTATCACATTCACCCTTCAGATCCACTAATGAGGATATTGACATGCAGTAACCATCATACAGCCAGAGTTAAACCATTAACTCTGACCATCTTATGTTGAAACATGTTATGAGTCAAGTTAATGTGCTGggccaaaaacctgtttttcttcAGGTCATTGAGGTTATATATTGCAAAACAAGCTTCTTTGCGTCCTATCGGTATCATATAACAACCTCACTTGCTAAATTAATGCAAACTCAAGTCGGGAGTGCCTGTGACTGGATTCACATTAGGATTTCCTAAACCCAGACAGAGCAAGATCACAGGTCAAAGCCTCTTATATCAGATAGTCAAATGATGCTCCGAACTGCATGAACGCCTATCACAACAACAGTGGGCCTCCTCGGACGCAGTTGAACCTCTCTACAGTTGCACCAGGGAACAGAAAACAAACATTTAGCAATGTACTAGAGGGAAGATGAAATAAGCCTTTTTATAAATGTACTCAGACCAGGTTTTTTGTCCCCCTGTCCACTCTGTAGGCTCTTCCAGGCCTCTGGGGACATCCGTGCCAACGGGGACAAGTACATCTATGACATCCAGCTGTCAGGCATCACCAACAGCTCCTTCTCCAAGTGTCTGGGGGCCAACATTTGCCAGGTGAAGATCAATGGAGACCACAGGAGGAAGATCGGCTTCTCCAGCAAGGCCAAGTACTACATCAAAGGTAAAAGATATACGTGCCAGACACAGGTTTACTCCAAAGTGGTCTGGGCTTTTGGGTAATACATTGTGAGTGGGTTTGGGGAATAGGTTTGAATGTCCTCACTGTCTCACCTTGCGCTTATTAAAGATTAAACGGATTTCAACATCACTCACAAGATACAGTACTTGGCAATCAAGTAATGATACTTACATTGATGTCAATGACTCAACGAGCTCACTCCATTAAGCTGCTTGTGATTGACGGATGGACTCTCTCTACTCAGATGGTAATCTGGACGTGCTGGTCCCATCTGAGTCTGTGTGTGGGCGGGACAAGTCCACGACGGTGTCGTCGGCCATCTTGTTCCACTGTAACCCCTCAGCAGGAGAGGGCATCCCAGAGTTCCTGTTGGAGACGGATGGATGCCAGTACCTCTTTACCTGGCACACCGCCACTGTTTGTGGTCTAGTGTGAGTTAACAACTCTTTACACACGGACATCAGGGTAGTGTTCAGTTGTCTCGATACGGAGGAAAGTGCTTTGAAACAGAGGAAGTACTACCTAAAGTTGTCCTATAAAAATGCTACGATTTTCATCTTCCACTTTAAAGCGCTTTCTTCCATTCATTTAATTGGACTTTGAATTTGAATGAAAGGTGCTGTATAAAGTAAAGAGGTGTGACGTTTTGTCTGGTGTGCCATACAGAACCTCCGTGTCCAAGAAGACTAACGACGATGGAGGGCAGGACAGTACGGGCTTGTCTGGAAGGAGACGGGCAGTCCTGAGCATGCTATTGGTTGTGCTGGCCATCTGTCTGCTGGTTCTGCTACTGCACAAACGAGAGCGGAGGTAAGAGATACCTACCATTCTTTTCCTCCCCACAGCTTTGTACTGTTATTACAGAATCTATATGTTTGAAAACAAAATATAGAAAAAGCTACACTAATCTTTTCCTAAATCTCCAATGTTCTGTTTCCAGGGAGCTGGTGATGCAGAAAATCACTGGATGTTGTAGGAGAGGAAATCCTGTCTCTTATAAATACTCAAAGGTATGCATGTTAATAAATACTATAGTACACCAATCAAACCAACATAGCTATGTGCTTCCATAGATGTAGAATCCTGATGTATGGTCTATGGGAGCTACACTAGGGTGTCGGGGGGGGAAAAGTTGTTTTACCACCTGCTACACTGGAAGCTAGCATGAGCCACTTTATCCTATTGTTCTCAGGCGTTAGTTGCACTTCGAAATCTTGACAATGGAACCGAAGCATAAGTTAGAGCAGTACGAGCCTCTTGATAAGCCGGCGCATGCTCTGCAAACGTATACACATCCGGGGTAGCTCCTATGTTAAATCACAGTATGCTATAGATtctctttc
This region of Salvelinus alpinus chromosome 8, SLU_Salpinus.1, whole genome shotgun sequence genomic DNA includes:
- the igf2r gene encoding cation-independent mannose-6-phosphate receptor — translated: MDSPCNCNKAAPWKIVVTLLVSITTVLVTFPSDTTGSDVSQWYQDLCSYKWEAIDRDSKVKYTLKLCDSSPNTGCGAGSAVCARNLTSQKNQSVGELSLKKATESSVIDFNSTEKCPGSSGTNVQSSISFQCGKTMGTPEFVTVAQCVHYFEWRTYAACKKNKYKPDKEVPCYVFDTDGKKHDLNPLIKLTDGYLVDDSDDEVDFYINICRSLNRPESHCPAGSAACLTTSKGSFSMGLPTTQLELASSDRLELRYEEASDTMPDFCSGHTPAVTITFICPSRRQEGTDPKMTAKSNCRYEVEWVTEYACHRDYLESHNCTLTSKQHDINIDLTHLTLGSTDDPYMAEAKSSDGKDNYFYYLNVCGEIKAGECGGDPHYVSACQVKATGDQSKKIAGRYHNQTLRYSDGDLTLIYPDGSRCSSGFQRMTIINFECNKTAGNDGRGSPVFAGETDCTYYFDWQTASACVKEEEDLLCRVSQYKHYDLSPLTRYPESAQNWEAVDANAPKSAKMRFYVNVCHKVLQQGATSTCPEDAAICAVGKDKVISLGKFLTSPTKRNDSNDIRLVYTEGDECRKNMKMKSIVILKCKPGDLESAPIMRSVSSDGCVYEFEWYTAAACVMSRTVGDNCKVEDPQAGFSFDLSPLSKPGGGFYNMSNGDYDYFINVCGSVTAAKCPLKAGACQVDQSGSNSWSLGAFNSQLSYYDGMIKLSYSNGSRYNNVQHTLRSTMISFLCDREAGAGKPEFQAEDKYTYNFRWYTSYACPERPHECVVTDPNTLDQYDLSSLSRSSGGRNWQAMDLSDPNNLRKYYINVCRPLNPVQGCDRQASVCQMKYQPQQGILSETVSVTNMGLAKRGPAIEEKDRLLLEYTDGSECISDGLKLTYTTRIHLVCSRGFVSSGPRFLNYGNCTANFMWETRAACAISTADDQNMTCSVRDPNTGFEFNLLPLTSETGYKAEGNGKTFVVNICGEVAECGKDQGKPVAGCELDNGLVVGPVGVERSLQYSTDGLLTLTYKGDMNKPTGTRDTFTISFVCDQDAHLGTLKLVREELSSSTLVTHDVLFEFYTALACIPAPVDCRVTDSHGNVYDLSHLSRDSEDSPWVAIDTSEQAKKRRFFINVCRPLPPVQGCPDGLLGACGTMDGKGVNLGYVQSSPQVASDGSISIVYLNGDRCDKGHHSTRIIFQCDDNPGSPVFDRQDGCEYVFIWRTSEACSLTSAQGENCKVKDPRSGYMFDMSSLSGKDYMVKSGQYQYHFSVCGGLKRGICTHKDTGSDQVSACQVKDSTHRIAGMASQTLSYVGDQIVLNYTGGETCHKIYQRSTEIYFSCHPKMNPGVPEFIKETAECTYLFTWRTALACIPVKTTSCSYQDSNGNSYDLSSLALDSRNWVVEPSTGQQERYYINVCKSLVQQGGSWKCPSNAASCLKSGEHYVSLGEAESAPQWDQNILVLKYTNGEMCPGGQRNKSTIVRFKCDRDKVDSRPTLITAIEECVYTFVWFTAAACPLNSSQHGDCIVTNPVTGHLFDLNGLSQEGGYTLYDNLDPRKMFRLNVCGEVANAGCEPDTGVCIKETKSALSGGRANRKLSYLDQVVELTYEGGAVCAANPALTHKSIISFVCKAHGEASTGPVLVDSDKNTCTHFFSWHTPLVCEHQVKCSVLNGSTLIDLTPLIHVTGYYTATNEDLVDKDQSPDFYINICQPLNPIPGVTCPPGAAVCMDPEQGPPIDIGRITSVPEFNSVTNDVSIIFNSTTACPSDPTQNYTSTIIFTCQRGLELGSPQMIRKHKCMYVFEWATPVVCSDATQTKGCTLTDSQLQFTFDLSPLSGEIQVPVGSKTYKINVCGEVADPSCKHSAVCVQSPGGSAFSYGISQAMTMDYKHEEQAVIMQYGGGDVCPPVTENEVCVFPFNFLKTSYTVCTTEGRVDGRQWCATTSDFDKDKKWGFCVHVTGKRQSSILFTCDQSAGHGTPQLLSETGGCAATFQWKTTAVCPPKKMECKLVNQHQTFNLRTLSSLTEPWKFSHNKTAYYINLCQGIHGGLPDCPEGATVCRKTSDGKTQTLGLVYTQKMAVSDKKILVSYAMGDTVCGNGLQAKTVVQLTCGPNIGQPKLLSVDDASCEFVLGWETRAACAVQQHEVVMVNGTIKVPDTGANFSLGALYHRLFQASGDIRANGDKYIYDIQLSGITNSSFSKCLGANICQVKINGDHRRKIGFSSKAKYYIKDGNLDVLVPSESVCGRDKSTTVSSAILFHCNPSAGEGIPEFLLETDGCQYLFTWHTATVCGLVTSVSKKTNDDGGQDSTGLSGRRRAVLSMLLVVLAICLLVLLLHKRERRELVMQKITGCCRRGNPVSYKYSKVNMDDEGGEDEMEWLMEEIEAPAMSSRLGKEHQENGHITTKPVNADALRSFSLEEQEDSEEEVLSVPGVCVLGGRTTLRPSGSRTRSSGPLRSALLEEESDEDLVGLLGDGHRRGMAKPRRDNRPPHRKQQNPQDDSDEDLLTV